DNA sequence from the Lagenorhynchus albirostris chromosome 5, mLagAlb1.1, whole genome shotgun sequence genome:
ACAGCGTTCTCAagctggacaaatgtctcctttCTCAATGCCCCTCTCATCAGCACCTTCACAGGGTCAATGATGGTCCCACAGGACAGGGAGCTGTCTGTGGAGGCAGCTAGGCTGGAACCTTGTGGCCTGAGGATGGTGGAAATGCAAGACAGACACCAAAGGAAGCGGGGGCTGCAGTTCCTAGGGGCAATCTTCCTTTATGAAGTAATACGCTCTATCCCCGCAGCTGAAGGCTCCTGTCAGGGCCAGAAGCATTCTCACGGTGCAGTTCCAGGCTGCGTCCTTGCTCCTGTCTTGGCTGATGTTACTATGCATGGTTTAGGCAGCCCATGGGTTTTCCACTTTGCAGTAAAACCTGATCTAATCTCAACCTCAGACATAGCAAAAGGGCTGGAGAAGTCTTTTTAGAGCTGCAAACGCAGGTGGGTGTGGCCCGTGGGGGTGCAGGCGGGGAGAGGGCTCTGGCAGCCGGGGGTGTGGGGAGCCACAGCAGCCACCTCCAGGTCCCTAGTGCTGGAACGGTGCTTGGCACACAGCGGGCGCTCAGGAAATGCTGTGCTGAATCAAACGGATTCCACCACCAGATCTGGGCTGACTCATGTGTGACtgggaccctgggcaagtcacttcacttgaTGATTTACTCCCCACCTGTATGGTatgtttgctttttctgttttgttttattcctctGGTTAGTCTGTTTTAAGGATGAATGATTCAAAATAATGGGAACTCCCTTTGTAAACTAGAGCCTCTAGACACATGGAAAGAATGGAAAATTAGAAAGCTGTCTCTAATGTGATTACTTCTCAAATATGaccattattaataatttattggcTAACAGCGCTACATTTTCTCATTATCATTCTTCTGTTTTAGACGTGGGCAATTACAGTTTTATGAATACCTCTGTGCTTCCATGAGTGACAATACAGCTGcttaatgaaagaatgaaatatgcaACCTGCAAACATTTTCACTTTTCCTGCACTGGGGCCTTGAGCAGATGTAGGCCGCCTACCCCTGACATGGAAAGTTTGTTTTGCTTATCAACTAGAAGGAGACAGGGAGCTGGGAGAGATGTGGCTCCTGGAAAGAGTCCAGACTCCAGATTAAAGAGGATTTTGCCAGAGTACAGTGCCAAGCAGACATCAGCTTAATGTTAAAGGCACACACCTCCTGTGCTGACGTTTGATCGACCCACAACAGGAAAGGCTGGGAGACCTGGCTTAACAGCTTCCTCTGTGGAAAGCTTCTGGGGCTTCGTTCCCCTTGAGATTGGGCTGAGCCCATGGTGTGACGTGAAGCATTACAATCAACGGAGCTGACGCAGTACAGGATGCCCGGATGTGACCAAAGTGTCCAGAAGAGAGCAACTGCCACCTGCTCTCCTTTGTCACAGCAGGGCATGTGCAACGCTGTGCTCCCTCTGGGGAAGCAGGCGTAAACTGGAGGCTGTCAGAGGGGCAGATTGGGGCAggaccagggccagggccaggcggCCCTATGAAGAGACTGGAAGGAACAGGGATAAGCAGCTTGGAAAAGGAAAACCTGCCCTTGAGAGCCATTTCACGTATCTCAGGGGTTGGTGGATGGACTTGTTTTATGTATGGTTTCAGAGGGCACAGGTTAGGACCAAAGAGTGGGAATTACAAAGAGGTGAATTTCAGGCCCCCAGGAGAGCTGGAAACAACGCAAGGGGTCACAGGAGAAGGGGCTGATGAGTGGGGAGCACAGGGGGTTTCTCACCCCTGGAAGGGCTGAGGGGGTGCCTGGATGATGGCCGTGTGGGTTGGGGAGTGGCGGGTACAGTGAGGATTCCTGTGGGGCCATCAGAGGAATGCTAAGAACTGAGGATCGAATACTCGGGGAAGATGTAAAGGAAGCCCTGGGTCCTGAGTGATTGCATCAGGTTCTTTATGGAGGCGTCAGTGGGGAATCCCCTCGACTCTTCATCAAAGGAGTGATGGGCAGCAGCAAGGAGGTGCTGGTGGCCTGGGGGAGCCCTTCCCCACATACCAGTGAGAGCAAAAGACAACGACAAGGTCCACAAAGCATCAGCTCACACCACCCGTGAACAAACCAAACACGGGGGAGGGACTGCTAAATTCACATGTAACTCTCAAGCCTCAATTTAGCTACAAGAACTCCGGCAAGATCAAagcttcatttttccttctttctcaggggaagacagaggagggggaggaaaagaGGTGAGAGAGGAGAAGAACAGCAGGAAGGGCGatggaagggaggtggggaggaaggcgagGGCTCTGCTACTCAGAGCCTGTAAGTTTGGAAGCACCAGTTTTCAACCTGCGGTGTATTGGTGCCATGTTGCTACAGGAGAGAGCAGGCAGGGTGGTGTCACGACAAGAGCCCTGGGCTGGAAGACAGGTGCTCGGAGCTCACATCCCAGCCCTGCCGCTCAGTAACTCTGGGGTCCTGGGGGAACCATGTCCCCTTCCCAGCTTGGTGTTTCTTTCTGCACGTGCAGAGTTGGATTGGACTCCACAGCTCCTGGGAGTTGTGCATTTACCATCAGTGggcatgtgagccatggcctgACCGGCCAAGGACCAGGGGTGGGGATAATCCATGATTCTTGTTCTACTACCTCCTTTCCCAGGATTCTGGGAAGTTTGCAGCCCACTTGGTGGGGGCTGCCCACGTGTGGGGCAAGGGGATTCTAGGGATGGGCAAGCCGGtgtggtgggtgggggggggagaagggagagggtgaGGCACTTACAGCAGGAGGAGATGGGCACACTGATGGCCAGGATCACCCAGGCGATGTCCATCTTGCTCAGGCAGATGGTGGCTCTGTGCTGGGGTTTGTCCCCTTCGGCCACATGGGAGATGTTCCCTGCTGTTCCAGGCTTCCAGGTCCCAGCAGGGACCAGacggttgaggaagtttcctgtGGCTGTGGACACCACTGTGGAGAGAGGACTGGGCACCCTGCCAGTCATGGTGGGCGTAGGGGTGGCCGCAGCTTCCTCCTTGGCTAGGGAAACAGTGCTTTCTGAAACCCCGGGGGGGCGGGCCGGGGCCTGCGGGGCTGAGGATGTTCCCTGAGGAAGCCCCTCGGAAGGGGCTGAGACACTGGCATCGAAGGCAGCCTGAATGGGCCCCATGGTGGCCGTGAAGACCCCAGAGCTGGCAGATGGAGGTCTGCTGGTGCCAGGGGTGACAGTAAGCCAGGAGTCACTGTGGCTGGGGCCATCCTGTGGGTCACCGCGGGGGTGCTGAGAAGGCACTGGGGCAGGATGTGGACTGGCGGGGGTGCCTGAGGCTGCTGTGGTGGCCGGCTCCCCTCCTTGGCTGGTGAAGGTGGGACCACCCCCCTGGTCTGCTCTGTTAAGGCCGGGCTTGTCCTCCGCAGACACCAGGGTCGTGTTGGGTCGTACCCACGAGGTCCTGCTGGGCGCTGAGGTTGCGGCCACTATCTGGGGCTGTGGAGACAAGGAGTAACCCCAGAGCGGGTTCCTGGGGGTGACGGTGGAGGGGTCAGGCTCCACAGACCCTGTGAAGTTGCCTTTGTAAATCTGAAAGATCTTCCCCAGGGGCCGCTTCTGCCCCAGATGCGTGGAGCTCTGATTTCGTCCCCGctggccttccttccttctggagTGACCGCTGGGTGCAGGCAGGACAGGGTGTGATGAA
Encoded proteins:
- the TMEM108 gene encoding transmembrane protein 108, producing the protein MNESLEKLGRLGQSVGPGDVGATVSAQSAVPQPPPPTKLDMQGFLLTLALTEALVFAAQEPSPRESLQVFPSGTAPDTMVTAPLSSTRHSSVVAAPSSTVALTPHPDGPSSQAAASMATTTPHPSGHPPKNAISTIMATATTPHSEGPLSTGPLPAAVATTSSHSEGRPPGQAVPTILLTKPRDATSRPLTAPSQATPRRPPRPPGSSRKGASSSSHPVLPAPSGHSRRKEGQRGRNQSSTHLGQKRPLGKIFQIYKGNFTGSVEPDPSTVTPRNPLWGYSLSPQPQIVAATSAPSRTSWVRPNTTLVSAEDKPGLNRADQGGGPTFTSQGGEPATTAASGTPASPHPAPVPSQHPRGDPQDGPSHSDSWLTVTPGTSRPPSASSGVFTATMGPIQAAFDASVSAPSEGLPQGTSSAPQAPARPPGVSESTVSLAKEEAAATPTPTMTGRVPSPLSTVVSTATGNFLNRLVPAGTWKPGTAGNISHVAEGDKPQHRATICLSKMDIAWVILAISVPISSCSVLLTVCCLRKKKKPANPENSLSYWNNAITMDYFSKHAVELPREIQSLETSEDQLSEPRSPANGDYRDTGMVLVNPFCQETLFVGNDQVSEI